Genomic window (Trichomycterus rosablanca isolate fTriRos1 chromosome 16, fTriRos1.hap1, whole genome shotgun sequence):
cacctgagcagaaTATAGGCCATTTTTTTACTAAAAATGtacaatgaaatataaaatacttgattttaaagaagaataataaactattaacacaaacacattaaaatatacagtatatgtaagtGAACTGTAATGTTAAAATATAGAACTTGTTAAAAAACAGTAGATGCATATTTAATATAGAACATTTAACTGCAAGGTGACAATTATGTCACAAGATGGCGCTAAAACATAAGATAAACAAAAACGCAGACAggctggtagagtgggtaccACTGGTGACCTAGATTCAATCCTcgagtttcctctgggtaccCGAAGGAAGGGTCTAAGAATAGATTGGCTAGTCTGAATCCCCTTGGCTGTAGGTgtatgtgttagtttgtgtataGCCCAGTCAAGGATGTATTCATGCTCTGCACCCAGTGGTTCAGACCAGAATTTAATCTGTTCTGATTGAAAACAAATTGTACAAGTTTGAATATTTACCCAGGACCTGTGGGTCACTGTCTATGaggatgttctccctgtatgaGTGATGTTACCCTGATTTTCCTCCAACTCCCCAATACATGCTTACAGGTGGATTGGAGAATCATACACCTACGTAGCTGTACTGGTCTTCTGAACCATTTCTTAGGATTAAATATGACAAAAGTTGActgaatcgggaggaatttcagtgcgtaaaggccaagggggcacacttaagctgaacgccggtgatcttcgatccctcagacggcactgcatcaagaacgtgggcgagggattactttggcaaaccgttgtcaagcactacaatacagagttacatgcacaaatgccacttaaaactttactgtgccaaaaagaagccttatgttaaccatgtccggaagcggcgtcgacttctctgggctcggaggcatctaggatggaccatcacacggTGGAAACGTGTacagtattgtggtcagatgaatcagcattccacgtctattttggaaaaaatggacccaTGTGCTACGGACCAacgacaaaaaggaccatccagactgttatcaggaacaagtccagaagccagggtctgtcatggtatggggctgtgtcagtgcccttggcaaaggtcatttacacttctgtgatggcagcattaatgcagaaaagtacattgagatcttagagcaacatgtgctgccttcaagacgtcatcttttccagggatgtccatgcattttatcacacattacaaaggcatggctgtggaagaagagggtacgggtactggactggcctgcctgcagtcctgacctgtccccaatattaattaatattgatGATCATTGTTAAAAGAGGCTGAGATTCAAAACAGATACCCACACAAAatagttttaatatttttatttaacaaagtcTAAAAAACATGCTTTCATACAGCTGTAGCCTTCATGCCaggttatacagtataatgaaacCTTTATATTTATCCTTTATAAATAATTCATTGAAACATGACACAGGTTCTCTCATAGAGACTAATTAATTGACGATTCTGTACACAAGTACAAATTTGTCATGGTTAAGAGCGAGTAGAGACTGTCATTACAGGAATAACAATTTCCTACCGGAGCCCATTGAGCCCTCATGAAGAGCCGGTCACTTCCTGCCACACAGAAAGTGTGTTGATAGCTCGAGTGTAGCACCACTGTgtatatcagtgtgtgtattcTTAGTCTTATGAATattttatgatgtgtgtgtgttgatagtTTGAAAGTCCTACTGATGACAATATTTTTTGTGCATATGAGTACCGTCCAGCACATCGAATGCCTCACAGAGACAAAAAAGTTGCACATCGTTCGTCACGGAACTCAACATCTTAACATTGTCccagactgtgtttgatgatcTCTTTGCTGGACGGCGGGATGCGCTCGGGAAACACGACCTGGAACTCAACCAACAGGTCACCGCGCTGGTTGGGGTTTTTCGCACGGGGAAGACCTTCTCCGATCAGTCTTCTAACCGAACCAGGCTTGATCACATCGTTGCAGGGGACAGGCTTCGTCTGCCCATCGAGAGTCGGGACGTTAACCGTGCAGCCACACAGAGCCTGGAGGAAATAGAAACGGAAACACGCTATTAAGTCAGAGTATACAACAAACATATCAACTTATCAACAGTAGTGAGAAAACTCTCTCTATCATTCTAAATCTAGATGCTTTGAGAGACGATTGTATAAGACGCTGAGATTCACGCGTGGGCTGAAGCCTCTGAATCGAAACGGTTCTATGCTTGAGGATGCTTTTATGTTTTTACACCACTGGGAAACAGCCCAGTTTGTGTTGCATAACGTTGAATCAATGTTATAGTGTTTCACATGAGAGAATGTGGGCCAAAGTGAATGAACCTTTTGCGTTATGCAAGAGGCAGATGAGAGACGGGCGTTACTATGTGGTCCTGTTCTCTTGTTCTTGTCTGAGTGGGAGAAAGCAAAAGAGGGAGGAAGTGTGTGGGTGAGAGATGAGGGAGAGGAGAAGGGAGAGTGTGGTGATATAAGGATGTATAATGGGAATGTGGTGGAAAAAGAGCAATGGAGTTAGGAGAAGATGTGTTGGATGAAGAGGAAGAAGGTTGGACGTATAGTTGAGAtgaaagacaaagccttcaaaattCATTATCAGGGAACAGATGTGAGAGAGGCTGGAGAGAAAATGCCAAGTGACTGTGAATGACTATGTGTGAAGATGCTCAAGAGCTGTAAAGCGGgggagatgatgatgaggaggaggagtgTGTGTTTGCAAGTCTGCAGGAGTGAGGCAGAGTTACTAAATATAGCATCAGCGCTCTGCAGTGGCTTATCAAGTGGCAACGACTGTGTGGGTGTAGAAGAGGACAGGCTGTACTACTCAgaggagacacacacacacacaaactcacctCTCGCAGAGTGATGGTCGCCGTATAGACCAGGTTTGACCCTTCCCGTCTGAACTGGGCGTGCTTCTTCTCTTTGACCACGAACGTCAAGTCGCTGGGGGCATGCCCTGACACCAGGTTTCCCTCACCGGGAAAGGTGATCTTCGtcccttccttccatcctttcTTCACCTCCACGTCTATCACTTTCTCCTCTGGCTGAAGTGTGTTTTTGTCAGTGGGCCATAGCCGGGTAACCTTCACACGCTTGGTCACACCTGTCAGGATGTCCTCCAGGGACACTAAGAGGTCATGGACCTCGGCAACGCCCCCCGACTGGGTCCCCGCCTTGCCGGCATGGTGACGACCCAGGTGAGGCTGTGGGTTCTTCAGGAACGGGTTGAACAGGTCGTCGTCTGAGTCGAACtcaaagttgaaaaacattCGCCAGGCATGGGCGTCAGACTTGGGGCCACTGGTGGCAGGGTCTGATTTGGCGGATGTCATTCCTCCTTTAGACGTACCTATGGAAGAGGGATATTTTTGTAAGGTTTGTTTCATTGTGTGTATTGGATGTATGTTCATGTTTAGAAATACGTGGGTGTGTTTGGGTGGATGTACATCTAGGGTGCACAGGGAGTCCAAGTACTTTGACTACTAAAAAAATAGACGTACAATTTGGGTGCTCCAGACCTTCCCTTCTGAAAGCCACTTATTTAAACAAGGTGTTTTGAAAGTCTCACTAGGTACATCACCCGATATTTAGATTCACGCCCTGTGACAGTATGTGAATGGATAAGTCTGACTTGTCAAACTTCTTCTTAGGAAGATTCTCACCTTGCTGGTCATACAGGCTGCGTTTCTGAGGGTCATTGAGGACCTCGTAGGCTTGGGCGATCTGCTTGAACTTTTCCTCCGCATCCGCATCCGGGTTTTTGTCTGGATGGTAGCGCAGTGCCAGACGCTTGTACGCCCGTCTGATCTCCTCCTCGTTCGAGTCGCTCGACACCCCCAGCACCGCATAGTGGTCTACACAGACTGGTGAGGATGGAGGACTGGGAGTCTCTGGGTCCTCGTGCACCTCCTGTTTGTGGAACAGCAAGAGACAGAACAAGGTTGTTAAAAGTGAGTATGACATGACAGTTGATGAACTTATGTGTTTGAATCAAGGCATGGGGGTGGGGGGTACACCTGCCAATCTAAAACATTCTTGCCATATAAGGGGGACACTGATAGATCCTATCAtagctagtgagtggaatatgttgatttagaattttaattttattgtgaTTACATCTTGGGGTATATTTTGAATACTTGTCTTCCAGGTTGGAcagtattaattaatttaaacaaaatgcaTATTAGCACTCTATATACATTTCTATACACAGTTCTGTCCATCACTTGgtaaaataagtaataatatgtaataattcCTGGTTTCTTGAATGAAAAGtgctataaatacatttatatccaTCTTGACACTACATACCTCTGAGGTCCACGTCTCCTCTCCATGGATCACGCGCACCTTGCACTTGACATTCTTGTGCTTCACGCCGAACTGCGTCCAGATGAGAACCATGATGCTCTGAAGTGGTGCTGATGCTGCTGCTCTCTGCCTGTCGAAGCTCGATCTCGATCTCGTTCACTGTAGAGTTACTACTGAATCTCTCTGCCGCTACCGGCGAGCTTTTATAGCTCCACGGCAGACACTCACACCACCCACGCTGCGTGAGCGAGCTTCCCCTGCCCCGCCCAGCACCGGCGCTCGAGAGGGAATACCGACTCCAGCTCGTGCGCTCATTGGGAGGCTAATGCGCCGTCACGCGCTCAGAGCGGCCTACCGTTCCATCTGAGGAAACGTTTCCGGAATGTAAAATAAGCATCTCGCTCACACATAACAGGCACACAGCCCCCTCCTTTGAGATCTCAGATTTAGCTCCTAATGTGATAGATGTTGCGAGACGGGAACACTCAGTCAGTCTTTTTTGGGCTTCTTTCTCTCAGTGAGGAGATTTATCGGATTAATCTTGTGTCTGGGCGCAAGATTTGCTTGTTATGCAACAAACCCCACGGTAAATGAGATGTATTGCAACCGGAAAGATGgtgcattataataaaaaaaatgcattttaatcttTATCAGCTCTGCAGTTTATATTCTAGCTGATGATGCAGTCGTTttctgtatattaataatacatgtttcaaataccatctgtttctctgcatgctttgttagccccctttcatgctgttcttcaatggtcaggacccccacagagcaggtattatttgggtggtggatcattctcagcactgcactgacactgacatggtggtggtgtgttagtgtgtattgtgctggtatgagtgaagacacagcagcgctgctggagtttttaaacacctcattgtcactgctggactgaaaatagtccatcaaccaaaaacatccagccaacagcgccccgtgggcagcgtcctatgaccactgatgaaggtctagaagatgaccgactcaaacagcagcaatagatgagcgatcgtctctgactttacatctacaaggtggaccaactaggtaggagtgtctaatagagtggacagtgagtggacatggtatttaaaaacttcagcagcgctgtgGACATTCtagagtccaaagacatgcaagttggagatacaaaaattgtccatgactgcgtttgacattaaacttgtgaactgatgaatcatgtgtaatgagtaactacctgtcctgtcatgtatgtaaccaaagtgtctaaaaaagcatttagctgatgcccaacagtggcaacttggtggtggtggggattGAGCTggcaaacttctgattactagtgcagtaccttagcTGCAAGCATGTATGCAAtagaatgtacagtatatactcggtatgacattgtttttaaattgccaggttgccaatatggctactggactagtaatccaaaggttgctggtttaagccacgttcaaggtttccactgttggtcccttgagcaaggtcattaactctcagttgcttagactgtatactgtcacagtactgtaagtcactttggataaaggcgtctgctaaatgccgaaaatgtaaatgtagaattaattatacactgatcagccgtaacattaaaaccacctccttgtttctacacacactgtttattttatcagctccacttaccatataggagcaatttgttctacaattactgactgtagtccatttatttctctacatactttttagcttgctttcaccctgttcttcaatggtcaggacccccacaggaccactacagagcaggtattatttaggtggtggatcattctcagcactgcagtgacactgacatggtggtggtgtgttagtgtgtgttgtgctggtatgagtagatcagacacagcagcgctgttggagtttttaaacaccgtgtccactcactgtccactctattagaccttgtagatgtagtttgagttggtcatcttctagaccttcatcagtggtcacagtacgctgcctacgggcgctgttggctggatatttttggttggtggactattctcagtccatcatcgctgctgtgtcttatccagtcgtaccagcacaacacacactaacacaccaccaccatgtcagcgtcagtgcagtgctgagaatgatataCCACCCACtgtatacagtcagtaattgagtgtagaaacaaggaggtggttttaatgttatggccgatcggtGTATAAGTAGGCTCTTAATGTAATAATAGTATTGATATTGATAATCGTTTTGTTCCTTCAGTAGTCTCCGGATTACTTTACTTGTCTGCGGATCGCCGGCGGCGGCGGCAGCGCCTGGATGCGGTGTGGTGCGGTGCGGCAGGATGAATG
Coding sequences:
- the zgc:122979 gene encoding dnaJ homolog subfamily B member 5, encoding MVLIWTQFGVKHKNVKCKVRVIHGEETWTSEEVHEDPETPSPPSSPVCVDHYAVLGVSSDSNEEEIRRAYKRLALRYHPDKNPDADAEEKFKQIAQAYEVLNDPQKRSLYDQQGTSKGGMTSAKSDPATSGPKSDAHAWRMFFNFEFDSDDDLFNPFLKNPQPHLGRHHAGKAGTQSGGVAEVHDLLVSLEDILTGVTKRVKVTRLWPTDKNTLQPEEKVIDVEVKKGWKEGTKITFPGEGNLVSGHAPSDLTFVVKEKKHAQFRREGSNLVYTATITLREALCGCTVNVPTLDGQTKPVPCNDVIKPGSVRRLIGEGLPRAKNPNQRGDLLVEFQVVFPERIPPSSKEIIKHSLGQC